The following coding sequences are from one Dermacentor silvarum isolate Dsil-2018 chromosome 4, BIME_Dsil_1.4, whole genome shotgun sequence window:
- the LOC119450952 gene encoding peroxynitrite isomerase THAP4-like: MAPLRKRGNYCCVVNCHNSNVNTKGLMPPVRFYRFPTKWYEKSRRQAWITAVRRTNADGSPWSPTETTRICSRHFVGNCKNDSNQHPSYVPTIFPAAYKKRTPDPEVAQRWKRRFERAARTNSAEQAVPQSTPQVDPAVQDQDTTACLGFDDTLLSDLESPEMPLAPISDDDPQPSAVPCERLGQAHPVTQADAACQTEPECRGNLIILLSTTNGSEASTQVSHTEQCDKVTGTDGSWKRKCEFFGFETLKQKETALRDIYAESPYRSLVFCSMFCHSPATEAQT; the protein is encoded by the exons ATGGCGCCTCTTCGGAAGcgtggtaattactgttgtgttgttaaCTGCCATAACAGCAATGTaaacacgaaagggttgatgccaccAGTCAGATTCTACCGATTCCCAACTAAATGGTACGAAAAAAGCAGACGACAGGCATGGATTACCGCAGTGCGCCGAACAAA TGCTGATGGAAGTCCGTGGTCGCCAACAGAGACAACACGGATTTGTAGCAGACATTTTGTTGGAAACTGCAAGAATGACAGTAACCAACACCCGTCGTATGTGCCGACCATTTTTCCGGCGGCGTACAAGAAACGGACACCTGACCCAGAAGTGGCGCAGAG GTGGAAACGGCGTTTTGAAAGGGCAGCCAGAACAAATTCTGCGGAGCAGGCTGTGCCGCAGAGTACTCCTCAAGTTGATCCAGCAGTGCAAGATCAAGATACCACTGCTTGCCTGGGCTTCGATGACACACTTCTAAGTGATTTGGAATCACCAGAGATGCCTCTTGCACCCATCAGTGATGATGACCCTCAGCCTTCGGCAGTACCTTGTGAAAGACTAGGACAGGCTCATCCAGTTACACAAGCTGATGCT GCATGCCAAACAGAGCCAGAATGCCGAGGAAACCTGATCATCCTCCTGTCAACAACAAACGGGTCTGAGGCATCAACTCAAGTTTCTCACACCGAACAATGTGACAAG GTCACTGGGACTGATGGAAGCTGGAAGAGGAAGTGTGAATTCTTTGGATTTGAGACACTTAAGCAAAAGGAGACTGCTTTGCGAGATATATATGCGGAGTCACCATACAGGTCTTTAGTCTTTTGCTCAATGTTCTGCCACAGCCCAGCTACCGAAGCACAGACATGA
- the LOC125944930 gene encoding uncharacterized protein LOC125944930: MFTLRSAFKKICAVDNYFRGCNVAKGQLLLSHVVDAVQFVGDDIVLAKGKCVSQVKDDVVYDVELELSWSCPLKRELRISCGKCTCIAGVRGQCKHAVAVCLYINSYEEDSCTSRPQQWGKPSAKPRMQRSQHLSDVVPHGIRRGGFASAVPKHT; this comes from the exons ATGTTCACGCTTAGATCGGCCTTCAAGAAGATCTGTGCGGTGGACAACTATTTTCGCGGCTGCAATGTGGCGAAAGGGCAACTTCTGCTTAGCCATGTAGTTGACGCTGTGCAGTTCGTCGGAGACGACATCGTCCTCGCCAAGGGGAAGTGCGTTTCGCAAGTCAAGGACGACGTTGTTTACGACGTGGAGTTAGAG CTGTCATGGTCATGCCCCCTGAAACGAGAGCttcgcatttcctgcggcaagtgcactTGCATTGCTGGTGTACGGGGTCAGTGCAAGCATGCAGTGGCCGTATGCCTCTACATCAACAGCTATGAGGAGGACAGCTGCACAAGCCGACCTCAGCAGTGGGGAAAGCCCAGCGCAAAACCCCGGATGCAGAGATCACAACACTTATCAGACGTGGTGCCTC ATGGCATCAGGAGAGGAGGCTTCGCATCAGCAGTACCAAAGCACACCTGA